Proteins from a genomic interval of Pseudomonas anuradhapurensis:
- a CDS encoding non-ribosomal peptide synthetase, producing MEVATSLPLTAAQRSIWLGQQLASDSAAYNIASLLRFDGKVDAQHLAVALNQVMGESSGLRAQVHEAHGQVQQQIITTSEYSLAEHAFASESLARQWMASDLALPIDLGQGPLLQASLVRIAGQPDWLYVKSHHIALDGVGLGLFLKRWAALYSEQAGHSVNAAPLGALHKVLEAEQAYQASPDFARDRDYWQQQVDSSLTVASLNPQVKLPTRQALLHRGQVSEAAFQRLRECASQSQSHWLQVLIAAFGAFIGRSTGQRDVVVGVPMMNRLHTQAHDVPCTLANVLPLQLQIDPWTRVGELVAATAKALASMREHQRYRAEDIRRDCNLLGDGRRLTGPQINIDIYSPALVFGPLAGEVEVLSAGAADDLSLLVQPVPGKGLRVCGMANPDLYDGKALGTHVERFLAFIEAFATDVERPLGQLAAYPYQVCPAPQPTCQAQSTLLDGFAHWVGTTPEATALTLGERSLSYRELDSQANRLAHLLKARLPSRTASPQRTVALLLERSLETVVAILAVLKCAAAYVPLDPDAPQERLAGIVEECAADFMLCDENTATKARSLQPDSQLLSIDAQATQQALQDAADLPPAGGPQPHDRAYIIYTSGSTGKPKGVCISHHNVVRLFSSTHSWFDYRNSDVWTACHAYMFDASVWEMWGALLHGGRLVIVPVATTRDPHALLDLVVREHVTVFGQIPSAFYRFMEAEADHPELVARMKLRYQCFGGEPLDLGRLAPWFDLPRPANTQLLNLYGITETTINTCHRFISREQVLANAGSLIGRPYADMDILVLDDALQPVPEGAQGEMYVRGEGLAEGYLARPELDATRFVADPFGAAGQRMYRSGDVAIRLADGELEYIGRADQQVKLRGYRIELGEIESCLRAHASVSNAVALVVNDRANDPRLIAHVVPAPGYAIADVDSEALRDHLRANLPAYMVPVAIGVQQAFAMTANGKLDRRALPAIESNASRHLEPPRDSLDEQVLAHWSSHLDVQRIGMDDDFFSIGGDSIKAIGLCREMGLPVLQLFEQPTPRGCADYLRHNGMGTAETSWTQAMGASARADRATLLLVPFAGGNVFAYRQLVEQLGTAFNYLCVRLPGHDVVRADEPFADNATIAAGVAAEVLAKVQGPLLVYGHCAGNALALDISRRLEQAGADLRGLTIGGMLLDLQPHEVEHQVAQRSGEQIIGFLQELGGFKEVPDAQSLAAIARMTKHDAGQTAAFFSNETRGRGTLRAPIHVIVGSADPLTPDYASRYLDWQAYSPKVSLDVIEGGGHYFVSEQPEALAQVLLRHNAALAKPQARRAQHVLRDFHNPFDAAHGQFLLLRNGALQPSLWPSFKPLPAGWQVAFGPASRQHCLDHLHHHVQPEPPQLPGLDAPYWPERFERYYRQQGAWTGETLDACIAQHARLTPGQVAVVDQERRITYAELDRRCNQLADGFTRLGLRPGDRMVVQLPNVLEFIETTFALFRLGVVPVFALPTDRRNEITHIVQASKAVAYMIKDHAVGFDYRDIARELQNLAGPVRHVIVLGDAAEFTPYASLYGRDLPVPPRDSRAPALITLSGGSTAMPKLILRRHDDYLYSIRASAKICQLSPQSVYLCVLPAGHNFTLSSPGFIGTLLAGGRVVMQADPSGSACFASIAREAVTFTALVPSLAQAWLHAPRQHDLGSLRFLQVGGARLSDDVAARLSDSFAFTLQQVYGMSEGLVCYTDLAGDLDQRLHTQGRPMSPLDEILVVDDDDQPVVVGQPGHLLVRGPYTIRGYLDAPEHNARAFTTDGFYRTGDVVRLREDGCLVVTGRHKDQVNRGGEKIAAEEIEGHLLAHPGVLEAAVIGVPDPHLGERSCAVLVAAPGLGCDTDSLKAHLQARGVAAQRIPDQFHWLASLPKTTLGKTDKKVLRHQFAA from the coding sequence ATGGAAGTTGCCACCTCACTCCCGCTTACTGCCGCCCAGCGCTCTATCTGGCTCGGGCAGCAGCTGGCCAGCGACAGCGCCGCGTACAACATTGCCAGCCTGCTGCGCTTCGATGGCAAGGTGGACGCGCAGCACCTGGCGGTTGCCCTGAACCAGGTGATGGGCGAGAGCAGCGGCCTGCGCGCACAAGTGCACGAGGCGCATGGGCAGGTACAGCAGCAGATCATCACCACATCCGAGTACTCGCTGGCCGAGCACGCCTTTGCCAGCGAAAGCCTGGCACGCCAGTGGATGGCCAGCGACCTCGCGCTCCCCATTGACCTGGGGCAGGGCCCGCTGCTGCAGGCAAGCCTGGTGCGTATCGCCGGACAGCCTGACTGGCTGTACGTGAAGAGCCATCACATCGCCTTGGACGGTGTCGGACTGGGCTTGTTTCTCAAGCGCTGGGCGGCGTTGTACAGCGAACAGGCTGGCCATTCCGTCAACGCAGCGCCACTGGGCGCATTGCACAAGGTGCTGGAAGCGGAACAGGCTTACCAGGCATCACCCGACTTCGCTCGCGACCGCGACTACTGGCAGCAGCAGGTCGACAGCAGCCTGACCGTGGCCAGCCTCAATCCACAGGTCAAGCTGCCCACCCGACAAGCCCTGCTGCACCGCGGCCAGGTGTCCGAAGCGGCCTTCCAGCGTTTGCGTGAGTGCGCCAGCCAATCGCAGAGCCACTGGCTGCAGGTACTGATCGCTGCCTTCGGCGCGTTCATCGGCCGCAGTACCGGCCAGCGGGACGTGGTCGTTGGTGTTCCGATGATGAACCGCCTGCACACACAGGCGCATGATGTTCCTTGCACGTTGGCCAACGTGCTGCCCTTGCAGCTGCAAATCGACCCATGGACACGTGTTGGCGAACTGGTAGCAGCCACAGCCAAGGCGCTCGCCAGCATGCGCGAACACCAGCGCTACCGGGCCGAGGATATCCGCCGCGATTGCAACCTGCTGGGTGATGGACGACGCCTGACCGGGCCTCAGATCAATATCGACATCTATTCGCCTGCACTGGTGTTCGGCCCGCTTGCCGGTGAAGTCGAAGTGCTCAGTGCCGGTGCAGCCGACGATCTGTCGCTGCTGGTTCAACCCGTCCCTGGCAAGGGGCTGCGGGTATGCGGTATGGCCAACCCTGATCTGTACGATGGCAAGGCGCTAGGCACCCACGTGGAGCGTTTCCTCGCTTTCATCGAGGCATTCGCCACCGACGTCGAGCGCCCGCTCGGCCAGCTTGCCGCCTACCCGTACCAGGTCTGCCCAGCACCGCAACCAACCTGCCAGGCACAATCGACGCTGCTCGACGGCTTCGCTCACTGGGTTGGCACCACGCCCGAAGCCACCGCACTGACCTTGGGCGAACGCTCACTGAGCTACAGGGAACTGGACAGCCAGGCGAACCGCCTGGCACATCTGCTCAAAGCCCGCCTGCCATCGCGCACGGCTTCGCCGCAGCGCACCGTTGCCCTGTTACTGGAGCGCTCGCTGGAAACGGTAGTGGCCATCCTGGCCGTACTCAAATGCGCTGCGGCCTATGTGCCCCTGGACCCCGATGCGCCGCAAGAGCGACTGGCCGGCATTGTTGAAGAATGCGCCGCTGACTTCATGCTATGCGACGAGAATACGGCGACGAAAGCCCGCAGTCTGCAACCCGATAGCCAACTGCTGAGCATCGATGCCCAAGCCACCCAGCAGGCGCTGCAAGACGCTGCCGATTTGCCCCCGGCGGGCGGTCCGCAACCGCACGACAGGGCCTACATCATCTACACCTCAGGCTCCACCGGCAAACCCAAGGGAGTCTGCATCAGCCACCATAACGTGGTGCGACTGTTCAGCAGCACCCACTCTTGGTTCGACTACCGCAACAGCGACGTCTGGACAGCCTGCCACGCCTACATGTTCGACGCCTCTGTCTGGGAAATGTGGGGCGCCCTGCTGCATGGTGGGCGTCTGGTGATCGTACCGGTAGCCACCACCCGCGACCCTCATGCCTTGCTGGACCTTGTGGTACGCGAGCACGTCACCGTGTTCGGCCAGATCCCTTCCGCGTTCTACCGGTTCATGGAAGCCGAAGCTGATCATCCGGAGCTGGTTGCACGCATGAAGCTGCGCTACCAATGCTTCGGCGGCGAGCCACTCGACCTCGGTCGCCTGGCCCCATGGTTCGATCTGCCGCGGCCGGCAAACACGCAGTTGCTGAACCTGTACGGCATCACCGAGACCACCATCAACACCTGCCACCGCTTCATCTCCCGCGAGCAGGTGCTGGCCAATGCCGGCAGCCTGATAGGCCGGCCCTACGCCGACATGGATATCCTGGTCCTGGATGATGCCCTGCAACCTGTACCGGAAGGGGCGCAAGGCGAAATGTATGTCCGTGGTGAAGGCTTGGCCGAGGGTTACCTGGCCCGTCCTGAACTGGATGCCACGCGGTTCGTCGCCGACCCATTCGGCGCTGCGGGACAACGCATGTACCGCAGTGGCGATGTTGCAATTCGCCTGGCCGACGGCGAGCTTGAATACATCGGGCGTGCCGACCAGCAGGTCAAGTTGCGTGGATACCGTATTGAATTGGGTGAGATCGAAAGCTGCCTGCGGGCTCACGCATCGGTGTCCAATGCCGTGGCCCTGGTAGTCAACGACCGGGCCAACGACCCACGACTGATCGCCCACGTGGTGCCGGCACCGGGTTATGCAATCGCAGATGTGGACAGCGAAGCATTGCGCGATCATTTGCGCGCCAACCTGCCGGCGTACATGGTGCCCGTAGCGATCGGCGTCCAACAGGCATTTGCCATGACCGCCAACGGCAAGCTCGATCGTCGCGCGCTGCCGGCCATCGAGTCGAATGCCAGCCGTCACCTGGAACCGCCAAGGGACAGCCTTGACGAACAGGTGCTAGCCCACTGGTCGTCGCACCTGGATGTACAACGCATCGGCATGGATGACGACTTCTTCAGCATCGGTGGCGACTCGATCAAGGCCATCGGCCTGTGCCGTGAAATGGGCCTGCCCGTACTGCAACTGTTCGAACAGCCAACACCCCGCGGCTGCGCCGACTACCTGCGGCACAACGGTATGGGCACCGCCGAAACCAGCTGGACACAGGCCATGGGGGCCAGCGCTCGTGCCGACCGAGCCACCTTGTTACTGGTGCCATTCGCTGGGGGTAACGTGTTTGCCTACCGGCAACTGGTCGAGCAATTGGGCACCGCGTTCAACTACCTGTGCGTGCGCCTGCCGGGCCACGATGTGGTGCGCGCCGACGAACCGTTCGCGGACAACGCCACGATCGCCGCCGGTGTCGCCGCCGAGGTCCTGGCCAAGGTGCAAGGGCCGTTGCTGGTCTACGGGCACTGCGCCGGCAATGCGCTGGCGCTGGACATCAGCCGTCGCCTGGAGCAGGCCGGCGCCGATCTGCGCGGGTTGACCATCGGCGGCATGCTGCTGGACCTGCAGCCTCACGAGGTCGAACACCAGGTGGCGCAGCGCTCGGGCGAGCAGATCATTGGTTTCCTGCAGGAGTTGGGCGGGTTCAAGGAGGTCCCGGACGCGCAAAGCCTGGCCGCGATTGCCCGGATGACCAAGCACGATGCCGGCCAGACCGCTGCATTCTTCAGCAACGAAACCAGGGGCCGTGGCACCTTGCGCGCGCCCATCCATGTGATCGTAGGCAGCGCCGACCCATTGACCCCGGACTACGCCAGCCGCTATCTCGACTGGCAGGCCTACAGCCCGAAGGTGTCTCTGGATGTGATCGAAGGCGGCGGCCACTATTTCGTCAGCGAACAGCCGGAGGCACTCGCCCAAGTGCTGTTGCGCCACAACGCGGCGCTGGCGAAGCCCCAGGCACGGCGAGCACAGCATGTGCTGCGTGACTTCCACAACCCGTTCGATGCCGCGCATGGCCAGTTCTTGCTACTGCGCAACGGTGCCTTGCAACCTTCACTGTGGCCAAGCTTCAAACCGTTGCCGGCCGGCTGGCAAGTGGCGTTCGGCCCGGCCTCGCGCCAGCACTGCCTCGACCACCTGCACCACCACGTCCAGCCAGAGCCGCCCCAACTGCCAGGTCTGGACGCGCCCTACTGGCCGGAGCGCTTCGAGCGCTACTACCGCCAGCAAGGCGCCTGGACCGGTGAAACCCTTGATGCCTGCATTGCCCAGCATGCCCGCCTGACCCCAGGGCAGGTCGCGGTGGTAGACCAGGAACGCCGCATCACTTACGCAGAACTCGACCGCCGCTGCAACCAGCTCGCCGATGGCTTCACCCGTCTGGGGTTGCGACCGGGCGACCGCATGGTGGTGCAGTTGCCCAATGTGCTGGAGTTCATCGAGACCACCTTCGCGCTGTTCCGCCTGGGCGTGGTCCCGGTATTCGCCTTGCCCACCGACCGGCGCAACGAAATCACCCACATCGTCCAGGCCAGCAAGGCCGTGGCCTACATGATCAAGGACCACGCCGTCGGGTTCGACTATCGGGATATCGCCCGTGAACTGCAAAACCTTGCCGGCCCGGTTCGTCATGTGATCGTGCTGGGCGATGCGGCGGAGTTCACGCCCTACGCTAGCCTGTATGGCCGGGACCTGCCGGTACCGCCTCGCGACAGCCGCGCACCGGCGTTGATCACCCTGTCCGGTGGCAGCACCGCCATGCCCAAGCTGATCCTGCGCAGGCACGACGATTATCTTTACAGCATCCGTGCCAGTGCGAAGATTTGCCAGTTGAGCCCGCAAAGCGTCTACCTGTGCGTGCTGCCGGCAGGGCACAACTTCACCCTGAGTTCCCCCGGTTTCATCGGCACCCTGCTCGCCGGCGGCCGGGTAGTGATGCAGGCCGACCCCAGCGGCTCAGCCTGCTTTGCCAGCATTGCCCGCGAAGCGGTGACTTTCACCGCCCTGGTTCCGAGCCTGGCGCAGGCCTGGTTGCACGCGCCACGCCAGCACGACCTCGGCAGCCTGCGCTTCCTGCAAGTTGGCGGCGCACGTCTGAGCGATGACGTTGCAGCGCGTTTGAGCGACAGCTTCGCATTCACCTTGCAGCAGGTTTATGGCATGTCCGAAGGGCTGGTTTGCTATACCGACCTGGCTGGCGACCTTGACCAGCGACTGCACACCCAGGGGCGGCCGATGAGCCCGCTGGACGAAATCCTGGTGGTCGATGATGACGACCAGCCGGTCGTCGTCGGGCAACCGGGACACCTGCTGGTACGTGGGCCGTACACCATTCGCGGCTATCTCGACGCGCCTGAGCACAATGCCCGAGCCTTCACCACCGATGGTTTCTATCGAACCGGCGATGTGGTCCGCCTGCGTGAGGACGGCTGCCTCGTCGTCACTGGCCGCCACAAAGACCAGGTCAATCGCGGCGGCGAGAAAATCGCCGCCGAGGAAATCGAGGGCCACCTGCTGGCCCACCCTGGGGTGTTGGAAGCGGCGGTGATCGGCGTACCCGATCCGCACCTGGGCGAGCGCTCCTGCGCCGTGCTGGTCGCCGCCCCCGGCTTGGGCTGCGACACCGATTCGCTCAAGGCTCATCTGCAGGCACGCGGCGTCGCGGCACAGCGCATCCCCGACCAGTTCCATTGGCTGGCGAGCCTGCCCAAGACCACCCTGGGCAAGACCGACAAGAAGGTGCTGCGCCACCAATTCGCGGCGTGA
- a CDS encoding isochorismatase family protein → MAIPQIELYQVPSHVMLNRPALPWTPAPERAALLIHDMQNHFLKPYASQAFVDALIQRIQALRSACHALGIPVFYTAQPGNQQVESRGLLCDFWGPGLAEDGVSPGIVSGLAPDPQRDVMLVKHRYSAFARSDLLERLQLAGRDQLIICGVYAHIGCLTTATDAFMADIQPFVVADALGDFSLERHQLALEHMAHCSSVVLSTQQLLDALAPAQVAHDIPGDIARCLALPLERVAEVDDPVELGLDSVRLLMLFEQWQQAGLPVSFLELLERRSIRAWVQLIEQRLQAQASGASV, encoded by the coding sequence ATGGCAATTCCACAGATCGAGCTTTACCAGGTTCCGAGCCACGTCATGCTGAACCGTCCAGCGCTGCCCTGGACGCCGGCCCCCGAACGGGCGGCACTGTTGATCCATGACATGCAGAACCACTTTCTCAAGCCCTATGCCTCGCAAGCTTTCGTCGACGCCCTGATACAGCGCATCCAGGCCCTGCGCTCTGCATGCCATGCCCTTGGTATCCCGGTGTTCTACACCGCCCAGCCCGGTAATCAGCAGGTCGAATCGCGCGGTCTGTTGTGCGACTTCTGGGGCCCGGGGCTGGCCGAGGATGGTGTCAGCCCTGGCATCGTCTCCGGCCTGGCGCCCGACCCTCAGCGTGACGTCATGCTGGTCAAGCACCGCTACAGCGCCTTCGCCCGCTCCGACTTGCTTGAACGCCTGCAACTGGCGGGGCGCGACCAATTGATCATCTGCGGGGTCTACGCACACATTGGCTGTCTGACCACCGCCACCGATGCCTTCATGGCGGACATCCAGCCATTCGTGGTAGCCGATGCCCTGGGTGACTTTTCCCTGGAGCGTCATCAACTGGCACTCGAGCACATGGCGCACTGTTCGAGCGTAGTGCTGTCGACGCAGCAGTTGCTTGATGCCCTTGCCCCGGCACAGGTGGCCCACGATATTCCCGGCGATATCGCCCGCTGCCTGGCGCTGCCCCTGGAGCGCGTTGCAGAAGTGGACGACCCGGTCGAACTGGGCCTGGACTCGGTGCGCCTGCTGATGCTGTTCGAACAATGGCAACAGGCAGGCCTGCCGGTAAGCTTTCTGGAACTGCTCGAGCGCCGCAGCATCCGCGCCTGGGTACAGCTGATCGAGCAGCGCCTGCAGGCACAAGCCAGTGGAGCCTCGGTATGA
- a CDS encoding 2,3-dihydro-2,3-dihydroxybenzoate dehydrogenase produces MKRFAGRSVMVTGAASGIGAAVAGRLLAEGATVIALDCDSSGLEALAAELRSDKVKLHAADITDREHITSLVSRIDEQYPLDGLVNAAGVMEAGPFEQMSAQAWLRLFEINVHGTFHVSQSVARCMLARHRGAIVSVASNAATTPRVNLSGYCASKAAVAMLTRCMGLELGRQGVRCNVVSPGSTRTPMLHQLAGHDETLDRRMVEGDLGLHRIGIPLGKIAEPQDIAAGIAFLLSDDANHITLQNLVMDGGATFG; encoded by the coding sequence ATGAAACGTTTCGCCGGAAGATCCGTCATGGTGACCGGTGCTGCGAGCGGCATCGGTGCCGCAGTGGCCGGGCGCCTACTGGCCGAGGGCGCCACGGTGATCGCCCTGGACTGCGACAGTTCTGGCCTGGAGGCACTCGCGGCGGAACTGCGCTCGGACAAGGTCAAGCTGCATGCGGCCGACATCACCGACCGCGAGCACATCACGAGCCTGGTCAGCCGCATCGACGAGCAATATCCACTCGACGGTCTGGTCAATGCCGCAGGCGTCATGGAGGCAGGGCCCTTCGAACAGATGTCGGCGCAGGCCTGGCTGCGGCTGTTCGAGATCAACGTGCACGGCACCTTCCATGTATCGCAGTCCGTAGCCCGCTGCATGTTGGCAAGACACCGTGGGGCCATCGTCAGCGTTGCATCCAACGCCGCCACCACGCCGCGGGTGAACCTGAGCGGATACTGCGCATCGAAAGCCGCCGTGGCCATGCTCACCCGCTGCATGGGCCTGGAGCTCGGCAGGCAAGGTGTGCGCTGCAATGTGGTATCGCCCGGTTCTACCCGTACCCCGATGCTGCACCAACTGGCCGGCCACGACGAAACCCTGGACCGGCGCATGGTCGAGGGCGACCTCGGCCTGCATCGCATCGGCATCCCGCTTGGCAAGATCGCCGAACCCCAGGACATCGCAGCCGGAATCGCTTTCCTGCTCTCGGACGATGCCAACCACATTACCCTGCAAAACCTGGTCATGGACGGCGGCGCCACCTTTGGTTGA
- a CDS encoding chorismate-binding protein has product MISHFDFPLPTSALGVHDAGTALLAEMSRAFPGLAEQFSCVFSEHTDGHDRSLVGLGNQYRLRATREPQALRIDWLDHDRVLCRDTLHMDDQQSFHEQLFKGVAQFWKTVGSSSPALAGLPRDVPLLGGWRCATHPERLHEPLIMTMPTLFLWVEPGRISGATFDAGLCAQIARIVAHLAPRTYPALPAVNRYELIPPCSNYVDNLLDLLGEMATSEADKVVIGREVRLSMSKPVDPLQLLGQIAPRPNPHYEYLFRWDRGPAWIGISPETLIRTDGSKVVVEPLAGTRKGSDEALKRDRYRQELLSDSKELEEHETAAQLFFEQLRQVCRPGSLDVRESRNVIDLGYVQHLKSRIEGELASGMNVFDALAAVYPPATIWGKPLGLSGERIRRFEYIDREFFTGGLGYLTLGSRCNFALAIRTAKVTAAQVHIFAGSGIVKASDPYREWLETSNKMKPYLQNGAWSYEG; this is encoded by the coding sequence ATGATCAGCCACTTCGACTTTCCCCTGCCAACATCTGCGCTCGGCGTACACGACGCCGGCACAGCTCTGCTCGCCGAAATGAGTCGTGCCTTCCCCGGACTTGCCGAGCAGTTCAGTTGCGTGTTCAGCGAACATACCGATGGGCATGACCGTTCGCTGGTCGGTCTCGGCAACCAGTATCGCCTTCGTGCGACGCGCGAACCGCAGGCACTTCGTATCGACTGGCTCGACCACGACCGCGTGCTATGCCGCGATACGCTGCACATGGACGACCAGCAGTCGTTTCACGAACAGCTGTTCAAGGGCGTGGCACAATTCTGGAAGACCGTGGGCAGCAGCTCGCCAGCCCTGGCTGGCCTGCCTCGCGACGTCCCCCTGCTGGGTGGCTGGCGCTGCGCTACTCACCCCGAACGGTTGCACGAGCCACTGATCATGACCATGCCGACCCTGTTCCTGTGGGTGGAGCCTGGACGTATCAGCGGGGCGACCTTCGATGCCGGACTGTGCGCACAGATCGCACGTATCGTGGCCCACCTGGCTCCGCGCACCTACCCGGCATTGCCCGCAGTCAACCGCTACGAGTTGATCCCACCATGCAGCAACTATGTCGACAACCTGCTCGACCTGCTCGGCGAAATGGCCACAAGCGAAGCGGACAAGGTGGTGATAGGGCGTGAAGTCCGCTTGAGCATGAGCAAGCCGGTAGACCCCTTGCAGTTGCTCGGTCAAATCGCACCGCGGCCCAACCCGCACTATGAGTACCTGTTCCGCTGGGATCGCGGTCCGGCATGGATCGGCATCTCACCGGAGACCCTGATACGTACCGACGGCAGCAAGGTGGTCGTGGAGCCGCTGGCGGGAACCCGAAAAGGCTCCGACGAAGCGCTCAAGCGTGACCGCTATCGTCAGGAACTGCTGTCCGACAGCAAGGAACTGGAAGAGCACGAAACAGCTGCCCAGCTGTTTTTCGAACAACTTCGGCAGGTTTGCCGACCGGGCTCGCTCGACGTGCGCGAATCGAGGAATGTCATCGATCTGGGGTATGTACAACACCTCAAGAGCCGCATTGAAGGCGAACTGGCGAGCGGCATGAACGTGTTCGATGCTCTGGCGGCCGTCTACCCACCTGCGACCATCTGGGGCAAGCCGCTGGGCCTGAGCGGCGAACGCATCCGACGCTTCGAATACATCGATCGAGAGTTTTTCACCGGCGGCTTGGGTTACCTGACCCTGGGGAGCCGGTGCAACTTCGCTCTGGCGATCAGAACCGCCAAGGTGACCGCAGCACAGGTACACATTTTTGCCGGCAGCGGCATCGTCAAGGCCAGCGACCCGTACCGCGAATGGCTGGAGACCAGCAACAAGATGAAACCGTACCTGCAAAATGGCGCTTGGTCATATGAAGGGTGA
- the thrS gene encoding threonine--tRNA ligase gives MISIALPDGSRKEFPEPLNVQQLAMSIGSGLAAATLAAKVDGRLVDASYMLTGDTTVEIVTSKSEEALDVVRHSTAHLMAQAVQRLYPGTQVTIGPVIDNGFYYDFVAERPFNQDDLPLIEAEMHRIVDSRLEIKRRELPRQQAIDLFSSLGESYKVKIIEDIPGGETLSVYQQGEFTDLCRGPHVPDTGKLGAFKLMKVAGAYWRGDSSNAMLSRIYGTAWLNDKQLKAYLSQLEEAEKRDHRKLAKQYDLFHQQEEAPGMVFWHPKGWAIWQTVEQYMRKVYRDSGYQEVRSPQVVDSSLWRRSGHWDNYKENMFVTESENRQYALKPMNCPGHIQIFKFGLRSHRELPIRYGEFGGCHRNEPSGALHGIMRVRAFTQDDGHIFCTEQQIESEIRTFHHQAQKVYRAFGFEDVAVKIALRPEPGKRLGSDEVWDKAENQLRSALSACGVTWEELPGEGAFYSPKIEYHLRDAIGREWQVGTIQVDYHMPDRLGAEYVDEHSQRRRPVMLHRAIVGSLERFIGILIEHHAGVFPTWLAPVQAMLLTVTDAQNGYAEQVRHQLRERGLRVEADLRNEKIGYKIRESTLQRVPYLLVIGDREKDSGTLAVRSRAGDDLGTLSVDDFAELLAREALVD, from the coding sequence ATGATCTCTATCGCTCTACCGGATGGCAGTCGCAAGGAATTCCCGGAGCCGCTCAACGTCCAGCAATTGGCAATGTCCATCGGCAGTGGCCTGGCGGCCGCGACACTCGCGGCAAAAGTCGACGGGCGCCTGGTTGACGCCTCATACATGCTGACTGGCGATACCACGGTCGAGATCGTCACAAGCAAAAGCGAGGAGGCACTGGACGTCGTCCGCCATTCCACTGCACACCTGATGGCACAAGCCGTGCAGCGCCTGTACCCAGGTACCCAGGTCACCATCGGCCCGGTGATCGACAATGGCTTCTATTACGACTTCGTGGCCGAGCGCCCTTTCAACCAGGATGATCTGCCGTTGATCGAGGCGGAGATGCACCGGATCGTCGACAGCCGCCTGGAGATAAAACGTCGGGAGCTGCCGCGCCAGCAGGCCATCGACCTGTTCAGCAGCCTGGGCGAGTCGTACAAGGTGAAGATCATCGAGGACATTCCGGGCGGCGAAACCCTTTCGGTGTACCAGCAGGGTGAGTTCACCGACCTTTGCCGCGGGCCTCACGTACCTGATACCGGCAAGCTCGGAGCATTCAAATTGATGAAGGTGGCCGGTGCCTACTGGCGCGGTGATTCCAGCAACGCAATGCTCAGCCGCATCTATGGCACCGCCTGGCTGAATGACAAGCAGCTCAAGGCTTACCTGTCGCAGCTGGAGGAAGCGGAGAAGCGCGACCACCGCAAGCTGGCCAAGCAATACGACCTGTTCCATCAACAGGAAGAGGCGCCGGGCATGGTGTTCTGGCACCCCAAGGGCTGGGCGATCTGGCAGACGGTAGAGCAATACATGCGCAAGGTGTATCGCGACAGCGGTTACCAGGAGGTGCGCTCGCCGCAGGTGGTGGACAGCTCGTTGTGGCGCCGCTCTGGGCATTGGGACAACTACAAGGAGAACATGTTCGTCACCGAATCGGAAAACCGCCAATACGCCCTCAAGCCCATGAACTGCCCAGGGCATATCCAGATCTTCAAGTTCGGCCTGCGCAGCCACCGCGAGCTGCCGATTCGCTATGGCGAGTTCGGCGGTTGCCACCGCAATGAGCCCTCTGGGGCCCTGCATGGCATCATGCGGGTGCGCGCCTTTACCCAGGACGACGGGCATATCTTCTGTACCGAGCAACAGATCGAATCGGAAATTCGCACCTTCCACCACCAGGCTCAGAAGGTCTACCGGGCATTCGGCTTCGAGGACGTGGCGGTGAAGATCGCCCTGCGTCCCGAACCCGGGAAGCGCCTGGGCAGCGACGAGGTCTGGGACAAAGCCGAAAACCAGCTGCGTTCGGCGTTGTCCGCCTGTGGCGTGACCTGGGAAGAGCTGCCAGGGGAAGGGGCCTTCTACAGCCCCAAGATCGAATACCACTTGCGCGATGCCATCGGCCGCGAATGGCAGGTCGGCACCATCCAGGTCGACTATCACATGCCCGACCGCCTGGGTGCCGAGTATGTCGACGAACATTCGCAGCGCCGTCGCCCGGTGATGCTGCACCGGGCAATTGTCGGCTCGCTCGAGCGCTTCATTGGCATCCTCATCGAACACCATGCTGGCGTCTTTCCCACCTGGCTGGCACCGGTTCAGGCCATGCTGCTGACCGTGACGGATGCACAGAACGGTTACGCCGAGCAGGTCCGCCACCAATTGCGCGAGCGCGGCCTGCGGGTCGAGGCTGACCTGCGCAACGAGAAGATCGGCTACAAGATCCGCGAAAGCACGCTGCAACGTGTGCCCTACCTGCTGGTAATCGGTGACCGTGAGAAAGACAGCGGCACGCTCGCCGTGCGCAGCCGTGCCGGCGACGACCTCGGTACGCTCAGCGTTGACGACTTCGCCGAACTGCTGGCCAGGGAAGCCCTGGTGGATTGA